The proteins below come from a single Bactrocera dorsalis isolate Fly_Bdor chromosome 5, ASM2337382v1, whole genome shotgun sequence genomic window:
- the LOC105227901 gene encoding trafficking protein particle complex subunit 12 isoform X1: MDSKNSAQSNPSLSQYFADDPPSFFDELANSSTHKDSVDNATGLAPVAPPRTNQKPQPAPSNLTANTFSGAFKAPEYIENALDGEDDLKVSEYVRNFWEPATCEHGGMRPPLLTTPGIQTPNDLPDLIAEAVLKHLGETELSQRNILGIDNVTQDERGLRTLISAGCYRSAVNLTGRLLTIYGQGYGRAGQPAKHSPHSLQLWFTRLALLAKLGEFELLQAEAEPFDQLNRPDVYYEFYPEMYNGKTGSIACFSFRLLLAELPIYLNNPHLGLDRLSELYVICNEIRKYFAGREPKEAEQFWWRREMRVLHSIVNCALIMKKFNLIDDIIRGMILEKNDLSKEERRALYSAWGRIYLQIGDIFGAEQKFAEARRMREINSTADLRDLVDKGLITVAENDFRGAYAIFQKALHLESGNTMILNNMGVCLLYEGKLKEAIKLFEHAINLNPQKSLNESLLVNLSTLYELESNNSKHKKLNLLRLINKYKPDLNMDLKICLKLESVN; this comes from the exons ATGGATTCCAAAAATTCAGCGCAGTCAAATCCCAGCCTGAGTCAATATTTCGCCGACGATCCACCAAGCTTTTTTGATGAATTGGCAAATAGCAGTACACACAAGGATAGTG TAGACAACGCTACCGGGCTGGCACCAGTAGCACCGCCACGTACAAATCAAAAACCACAACCGGCGCCCAGCAATTTGACAGCGAATACTTTTAGTGGTGCTTTTAAAGCTCCGGAATATATAGAAAATGCTCTGGACGGTGAAGACGATCTCAAAGTTTCGGAGTATGTACGAAATTTCTGGGAGCCAGCAACTTGTGAACATGGTGGTATGCGGCCACCATTGCTAACGACACCAGGCATACAGACGCCAAATGATCTG CCGGACTTAATTGCTGAGGCAGTGTTGAAACATTTAGGTGAAACAGAGTTGTCGCAACGAAATATACTGGGCATAGACAATGTTACACAAGATGAGCGTGGTTTGCGTACATTAATAAGTGCTGGTTGCTACCGTTCGGCTGTAAACCTAACCGGACGTTTGTTGACAATCTATGGTCAAGGTTACGGACGAGCAGGGCAGCCTGCTAAACATTCACCACACTCACTGCAGTTGTGGTTCACCCGTTTGGCACTTTTAGCTAAATTGGGTGAATTCGAGCTACTACAAGCAGAAGCAGAACCATTCGATCAACTCAATCGACCAGATGTCTACTATGAG TTCTATCCGGAAATGTATAACGGCAAAACAGGTTCAATAGCTTGTTTCTCATTTCGTTTACTACTTGCTGAGTTGCCCATTTATTTGAATAATCCACACTTGGGGTTAGATCGACTCTCAGAACTTTATGTGATATGTaatgaaatacgaaaatatttcgCTGGACGAGAGCCCAAAGAAGCTGAACAATTTTGGTGGCGCCGAGAGATGCGTGTTCTACATTCCATAGTCAACTGCGCTTTAATA ATGAAAAAGTTCAATTTGATTGATGACATCATACGCGGCATGATATTAGAAAAGAACGATTTGAGCAAAGAAGAACGTCGAGCATTGTATTCCGCGTGGGGAcgcatttatttgcaaattggtGACATATTTGGCGCTGAACAAAAATTTGCGGAGGCGCGTCGCATGCGcgaaat CAACTCCACAGCCGACTTGCGTGACTTGGTAGACAAAGGTCTAATTACCGTAGCCGAAAATGATTTCCGTGGCGCCTATGCTATTTTCCAAAAGGCCTTACATTTAGAATCCGGCAACACAATGATACTAAACAACATGGGCGTTTGCCTGCTATACGAAGGCAAACTAAAAGAAGCTATTAAACTATTTGAACATGCAATCAATTTGAATCCGCAAAAATCGCTAAATGAGAGCTTACTAGTTAATTTATCCACACTTTATGAATTGGAGTCAAATAATTCAAagcataaaaaactaaatttactgCGGCTGATCAATAAATATAAGCCGGATTTAAATATGGATTTAAAGATTTGCTTGAAATTAGAATCTGTAAATTGA
- the LOC105227902 gene encoding F-box/WD repeat-containing protein 4 has protein sequence MENNQNVPTKLLDLNLDCMLRILSYCSEEDLLNLCRVHHHLRNVIDKNIFYMKTLDALMCGHRNCTRINKRSHYLSISYVSRFHIARNWLQGRYREYEYYNHIQIFPTKLLLERDILYVSHLDYLRLYGRAKHEPLQRRCLQEISTGSRGDISSFAKKQDTIFAGRVTGNCYIWEDGIVHEQQLHRAKEYLHCVDFEDEIYATSTNVCAKLWRRTSELGLVYLEPFAEMPQEYKVIKLSEGGERLYGGLYTDIERYALREFDVESGKETVLNSNTLSIYDLLIKDENVLFTGNFDTTCRMYDRRSNRDEAIFEDPFDSSFYCVEYDGLYGLLCGAKYHRRVNLYDIRMPNTYQQLYFPRRSKKARNQSSPVYSIACDNRYLFIATDQNIRVFDFKEDCAESRDYRNIFDDKRTFRTLQ, from the exons ATGGAGAATAATCAAAACGTACCCACTAAATTACTTGATTTAAATTTGGATTGCATGCTGCGAATTCTGAGTTACTGTTCTGAAGAGGATTTGTTAAATTTGTGCCGTGTACACCATCATCTACGAAATGTAATcgacaaaaatatattctacaTGAAAACACTGGATGCACTTATGTGCGGACATCGGAATTGTACGCGCATAAACAAAAG GTCACACTATTTATCAATTTCCTATGTAAGTCGTTTTCACATAGCGCGTAACTGGTTACAAGGACGTTATAGGGAGTACGAATATTATaatcatatacaaatatttcctACTAAACTACTTCTGGAACGGGATATATTATATGTTAGCCACTTAGACTATTTACGGCTATACGGACGTGCTAAACACGAGCCACTGCAACGTAGGTGCTTACAAGAAATATCTACTGGTTCACGTGGAGATATATCAAGTTTCGCCAAAAAGCAAGATACAATATTCGCTGGTCGAGTTACGGGTAATTGCTATATTTGGGAAGATGGTATAGTACATGAACAACAGCTGCATCGAGCCAAAGAATATTTACACTGTGTAGATTTCGAAGATGAAATATATGCAACCAGTACTAACGTTTGTGCGAAATTATGGCGTCGCACAAGCGAACTCGGATTGGTTTATTTAGAACCATTCGCAGAGATGCCGCAGGAATATAAAGTTATAAAGTTATCTGAAGGCGGCGAACGTCTATATGGCGGTTTATATACCGATATAGAAAGATATGCCTTACGTGAATTCGATGTGGAAAG CGGCAAGGAAACTGTCTTAAACTCAAACACGCTTTCCATATATGACTTACTTATTAAGGACGAGAATGTGTTATTCACAGGCAACTTTGACACCACTTGCCGCATGTACGATCGTCGTTCTAACCGAGATGAAGCCATTTTCGAAGATCCTTTTGATTCGTCATTCTACTGCGTTGAATATGACGGTTTGTATGGACTTCTTTGCGGCGCCAAATATCATAGGCGCGTCAATTTATATGACATACGTATGCCAAATACATACCAACAATTGTACTTCCCAAGACGCAGTAAAAAGGCGAGAAATCAAAGTTCGCCTGTATATAGCATTGCCTGTGATAATCGTTATCTCTTTATTGCAACGGATCAAAATATACGTGTATTTGACTTTAAAGAGGATTGTGCAGAAAGCCGGGATTATCGTAATATATTCGATGACAAGCGTACTTTCCGTACACTGCAATAG
- the LOC105227901 gene encoding trafficking protein particle complex subunit 12 isoform X2, with the protein MDSKNSAQSNPSLSQYFADDPPSFFDELANSSTHKDSDNATGLAPVAPPRTNQKPQPAPSNLTANTFSGAFKAPEYIENALDGEDDLKVSEYVRNFWEPATCEHGGMRPPLLTTPGIQTPNDLPDLIAEAVLKHLGETELSQRNILGIDNVTQDERGLRTLISAGCYRSAVNLTGRLLTIYGQGYGRAGQPAKHSPHSLQLWFTRLALLAKLGEFELLQAEAEPFDQLNRPDVYYEFYPEMYNGKTGSIACFSFRLLLAELPIYLNNPHLGLDRLSELYVICNEIRKYFAGREPKEAEQFWWRREMRVLHSIVNCALIMKKFNLIDDIIRGMILEKNDLSKEERRALYSAWGRIYLQIGDIFGAEQKFAEARRMREINSTADLRDLVDKGLITVAENDFRGAYAIFQKALHLESGNTMILNNMGVCLLYEGKLKEAIKLFEHAINLNPQKSLNESLLVNLSTLYELESNNSKHKKLNLLRLINKYKPDLNMDLKICLKLESVN; encoded by the exons ATGGATTCCAAAAATTCAGCGCAGTCAAATCCCAGCCTGAGTCAATATTTCGCCGACGATCCACCAAGCTTTTTTGATGAATTGGCAAATAGCAGTACACACAAGGATAGTG ACAACGCTACCGGGCTGGCACCAGTAGCACCGCCACGTACAAATCAAAAACCACAACCGGCGCCCAGCAATTTGACAGCGAATACTTTTAGTGGTGCTTTTAAAGCTCCGGAATATATAGAAAATGCTCTGGACGGTGAAGACGATCTCAAAGTTTCGGAGTATGTACGAAATTTCTGGGAGCCAGCAACTTGTGAACATGGTGGTATGCGGCCACCATTGCTAACGACACCAGGCATACAGACGCCAAATGATCTG CCGGACTTAATTGCTGAGGCAGTGTTGAAACATTTAGGTGAAACAGAGTTGTCGCAACGAAATATACTGGGCATAGACAATGTTACACAAGATGAGCGTGGTTTGCGTACATTAATAAGTGCTGGTTGCTACCGTTCGGCTGTAAACCTAACCGGACGTTTGTTGACAATCTATGGTCAAGGTTACGGACGAGCAGGGCAGCCTGCTAAACATTCACCACACTCACTGCAGTTGTGGTTCACCCGTTTGGCACTTTTAGCTAAATTGGGTGAATTCGAGCTACTACAAGCAGAAGCAGAACCATTCGATCAACTCAATCGACCAGATGTCTACTATGAG TTCTATCCGGAAATGTATAACGGCAAAACAGGTTCAATAGCTTGTTTCTCATTTCGTTTACTACTTGCTGAGTTGCCCATTTATTTGAATAATCCACACTTGGGGTTAGATCGACTCTCAGAACTTTATGTGATATGTaatgaaatacgaaaatatttcgCTGGACGAGAGCCCAAAGAAGCTGAACAATTTTGGTGGCGCCGAGAGATGCGTGTTCTACATTCCATAGTCAACTGCGCTTTAATA ATGAAAAAGTTCAATTTGATTGATGACATCATACGCGGCATGATATTAGAAAAGAACGATTTGAGCAAAGAAGAACGTCGAGCATTGTATTCCGCGTGGGGAcgcatttatttgcaaattggtGACATATTTGGCGCTGAACAAAAATTTGCGGAGGCGCGTCGCATGCGcgaaat CAACTCCACAGCCGACTTGCGTGACTTGGTAGACAAAGGTCTAATTACCGTAGCCGAAAATGATTTCCGTGGCGCCTATGCTATTTTCCAAAAGGCCTTACATTTAGAATCCGGCAACACAATGATACTAAACAACATGGGCGTTTGCCTGCTATACGAAGGCAAACTAAAAGAAGCTATTAAACTATTTGAACATGCAATCAATTTGAATCCGCAAAAATCGCTAAATGAGAGCTTACTAGTTAATTTATCCACACTTTATGAATTGGAGTCAAATAATTCAAagcataaaaaactaaatttactgCGGCTGATCAATAAATATAAGCCGGATTTAAATATGGATTTAAAGATTTGCTTGAAATTAGAATCTGTAAATTGA